Proteins encoded together in one Kitasatospora albolonga window:
- a CDS encoding organic hydroperoxide resistance protein: MTIQKIDVAYTAVATAENGRDGRVSSDDGQLDVVVNPPKALGGSGAGTNPEQLFAAGYSACFQGALGVVARQEKADISGSTVTASVSIGKTEAGGFGLEVAISATIPNVDAATAQSLIEKAHQVCPYSNATRGNIKVELSVA, translated from the coding sequence ATGACCATCCAGAAGATCGACGTCGCCTACACCGCCGTCGCCACCGCCGAGAACGGCCGTGACGGCCGCGTCTCCTCGGACGACGGTCAGCTCGACGTCGTCGTCAACCCGCCGAAGGCGCTCGGCGGCAGCGGCGCGGGCACCAACCCGGAGCAGCTCTTCGCCGCGGGCTACAGCGCCTGCTTCCAGGGCGCGCTGGGTGTCGTCGCCCGCCAGGAGAAGGCCGACATCTCCGGCTCGACGGTCACCGCATCGGTCTCCATCGGCAAGACCGAGGCCGGCGGCTTCGGCCTGGAGGTCGCCATCAGCGCGACCATCCCGAACGTCGACGCCGCCACCGCCCAGTCGCTCATCGAGAAGGCCCACCAGGTCTGCCCGTACTCGAACGCGACCCGCGGCAACATCAAGGTCGAGCTGTCCGTGGCCTGA
- a CDS encoding NADP-dependent oxidoreductase: protein MSAALPASSREWHLVARPHGWPKAEDFALREAAVAAPAEGRILVRNKYFSVDPYMRGRMNDVKSYTPPFKLDHPMDGGAVGEVIASNAEGFAVGDHVLHGLGWREIADVPAKHAVKVDPGLAPLSAYLGVLGMTGLTAYAGLFDVASFKEGDAVFVSGAAGAVGSQVGQLAKLRGASRVIGSAGSDEKVKLLVEEYGFDAAFNYKNGPVRDQLREAAPDGIDVYFDNVGGDHLEAAIGALNVHGRATICGMIAQYNATEPTPGPRNMALIIGKRLRLQGMLVGDHADLQPKFVEEVAGWLASGELKYRETTVEGIENGYDAFVGLLRGENTGKMIVSLA from the coding sequence ATGTCTGCAGCACTTCCCGCGTCCAGCCGCGAATGGCACCTCGTCGCCCGCCCCCACGGCTGGCCCAAGGCCGAGGACTTCGCCCTGCGTGAGGCCGCAGTGGCCGCTCCGGCCGAAGGCCGCATCCTCGTCCGCAACAAGTACTTCTCCGTCGACCCGTACATGCGCGGCCGGATGAACGACGTGAAGTCGTACACCCCGCCGTTCAAGCTGGACCACCCCATGGACGGCGGCGCGGTCGGCGAGGTCATCGCCTCGAACGCCGAGGGGTTCGCCGTCGGTGACCACGTCCTGCACGGCCTCGGCTGGCGCGAGATCGCCGACGTGCCCGCCAAGCACGCGGTGAAGGTCGACCCCGGCCTCGCCCCGCTCTCCGCCTACCTCGGCGTGCTCGGCATGACCGGACTCACCGCCTACGCGGGCCTGTTCGACGTGGCCTCCTTCAAGGAGGGCGACGCGGTCTTCGTCTCCGGCGCCGCCGGGGCCGTGGGCAGCCAGGTCGGCCAGCTCGCCAAGCTCAGGGGTGCCTCCCGGGTCATCGGCTCGGCCGGCTCCGACGAGAAGGTCAAGCTCCTCGTCGAGGAGTACGGCTTCGACGCCGCGTTCAACTACAAGAACGGGCCCGTCCGCGACCAGCTCAGGGAAGCCGCCCCGGACGGCATCGACGTCTACTTCGACAACGTCGGCGGCGACCACCTCGAAGCCGCCATCGGCGCGCTCAACGTGCACGGCCGCGCCACTATCTGCGGCATGATCGCCCAGTACAACGCCACCGAGCCGACCCCCGGCCCGCGCAACATGGCGCTGATCATCGGCAAGCGGCTGCGCCTCCAGGGCATGCTCGTCGGCGACCACGCCGACCTCCAGCCGAAGTTCGTCGAGGAGGTCGCGGGCTGGCTGGCCTCCGGCGAGCTGAAGTACCGGGAGACGACGGTCGAGGGCATCGAGAACGGCTACGACGCGTTCGTCGGCCTCCTGCGCGGCGAGAACACCGGAAAGATGATCGTTTCCCTCGCCTGA
- a CDS encoding MarR family transcriptional regulator, whose amino-acid sequence MTTRTDPLTLEVVELIGTVVARYHEEYDRAAAEHSLTGAQARVLGLLALEPTPMRKIAVKLKCEPSNVTGIVDRLETRGLVERRPDPADRRVKLAAATETGARTARELRDSLNFAREPLAGLSDGERTVLRDLLRRMLGEA is encoded by the coding sequence ATGACCACCCGCACAGACCCCCTGACCCTCGAGGTCGTCGAGCTCATCGGCACCGTCGTGGCGCGCTACCACGAGGAGTACGACCGCGCCGCCGCCGAGCACTCCCTGACCGGGGCGCAGGCGCGGGTCCTCGGGCTGCTCGCGCTGGAGCCCACGCCGATGCGGAAGATCGCCGTCAAGCTGAAGTGCGAGCCGTCGAACGTGACCGGCATCGTCGACCGCCTGGAGACCCGGGGCCTGGTCGAACGCCGGCCGGACCCGGCCGACCGCCGCGTGAAGCTGGCCGCCGCCACGGAGACGGGCGCGCGGACGGCCCGGGAGCTGCGGGACTCCCTGAACTTCGCCCGGGAGCCGCTGGCCGGGCTGTCCGACGGCGAGCGGACGGTGCTGCGGGATCTGCTGCGGCGGATGCTGGGCGAGGCGTAG
- a CDS encoding rod shape-determining protein, which produces MTVSLEQLQRCHIAVDLGAARTRVYVKGLGLVVDEPSVAAVNTRTGSLIAVGVLAEQMTGRTPEYIRVVRPVSGGTVVDIEMAQRMLRHLLGDKLRRQLRRKPRLRAAACTPHEADPLAQRATVETLVGLGARRVELVDTLIAAAVGCGLPVEQPTATMIMVCGAATTQIAVLSLGSIVTAVRIPVGGNAIDEAVIQHLRQHHELMLPSQSVRPLQLALHGNGLQLTGPALTEIHGRDVATGLARSVQVDTAAVRQAIHTPLTAVLDGVGKVLRACPPDLVADLADRGIMMVGGSALLPGLDQMLRDATGMPVLIAERPDVCSVLGLGAMLDGKIQPMVLNPLAG; this is translated from the coding sequence GTGACCGTCAGCCTTGAGCAGTTGCAGCGTTGCCACATCGCCGTCGATCTCGGGGCCGCGAGGACCCGTGTGTACGTCAAGGGGCTCGGGCTCGTCGTGGACGAACCGAGCGTCGCCGCCGTCAACACCCGTACCGGCTCGCTCATCGCGGTCGGTGTGCTCGCCGAGCAGATGACCGGCCGCACCCCCGAGTACATCCGGGTCGTCCGCCCGGTCTCCGGCGGCACCGTCGTCGACATCGAGATGGCCCAGCGGATGCTGCGCCACCTCCTCGGCGACAAGCTGCGCCGCCAGCTCCGCCGCAAGCCCCGGCTGCGCGCCGCCGCCTGCACCCCGCACGAGGCCGATCCGCTGGCCCAGCGCGCCACCGTGGAGACCCTCGTCGGGCTGGGCGCCCGGCGGGTCGAGCTGGTCGACACCCTGATCGCGGCGGCCGTGGGCTGCGGGCTGCCGGTCGAGCAGCCGACCGCCACCATGATCATGGTCTGCGGTGCGGCCACCACGCAGATCGCGGTGCTCTCGCTCGGCTCGATCGTGACGGCCGTCCGTATCCCGGTGGGCGGCAATGCCATCGACGAGGCGGTCATCCAGCACCTGCGCCAGCACCACGAGCTGATGCTCCCGAGCCAGTCCGTGCGCCCGCTGCAACTGGCGCTGCACGGCAACGGCCTCCAGCTCACCGGCCCCGCCCTGACCGAGATCCACGGCCGGGACGTGGCGACCGGTCTGGCCCGCTCGGTGCAGGTCGACACCGCCGCCGTACGGCAGGCCATCCACACTCCGCTCACCGCCGTCCTCGACGGGGTGGGCAAGGTGCTGCGCGCGTGCCCGCCCGATCTGGTGGCCGACCTCGCGGACCGGGGGATCATGATGGTGGGCGGGAGCGCGCTGCTGCCGGGGCTCGACCAGATGCTCCGGGACGCGACCGGTATGCCGGTGCTCATCGCCGAGCGCCCCGACGTCTGCTCGGTGCTCGGCCTCGGCGCGATGCTGGACGGCAAGATCCAGCCGATGGTCCTCAACCCGCTGGCGGGTTAG
- a CDS encoding histidine kinase, which translates to MLLEAVLSIGSELGLRATLQQIVDTATALTGARHGTLHVLEPDHDRTEALYATGMTRAERERIDRLLPESRAGLPRTGSGVGGVGDRATGGPPARTSLTAPVLTAPIQVHTELFGHLCLTEKSPGPFTETDRALLYVLASQAGIAIGNARLYESARQRERWIEGAAAVTTALLTGTDAADALMTVAESARVLAGASAGVILQPTEAGGMEIVTASTLDDPAGIVGTTIAPGSPVLVQLLGGEPVFIDDSATDPRMTTDVRSRFGPSMMLPLQSGGRLIGTLALPRRRGAPPYTAVDRLLATQFASQAALALVLADAQADREQLAVYEDRDRIARDLHDLVVQRLFATEMMLESTRRRAVGEDTGGASGAGGRTGGPSGAGGRTGGPSAEDGLRERPGREGAGELLGRAVDELDSTIQEVRTAIFALQQPPAEAPSTFRGRVLRETGGASALLGFPPSVHFTGPVDALVGDEAGRELLAALRGALAAAHRRPGVSAIDVEVDATGRLPDGRSAVRLVVADDGQGEEGGRPTTVTWQAPL; encoded by the coding sequence ATGCTCCTGGAGGCCGTCCTCAGCATCGGCAGCGAGCTCGGGCTCCGGGCCACCCTCCAGCAGATCGTGGACACCGCGACCGCCCTGACCGGGGCCCGGCACGGGACGCTCCACGTCCTGGAGCCCGACCACGACCGGACCGAGGCGCTCTACGCCACCGGGATGACCCGGGCGGAGCGGGAGCGCATCGACCGCCTCCTCCCGGAGAGCCGCGCGGGGCTCCCGCGCACGGGCAGCGGGGTCGGCGGGGTCGGCGACCGGGCGACGGGCGGACCGCCCGCGCGGACCTCCCTCACGGCCCCGGTCCTCACCGCCCCGATCCAGGTGCACACCGAACTCTTCGGCCACCTCTGCCTGACGGAGAAGAGTCCGGGTCCCTTCACCGAGACGGACCGGGCCCTGCTGTACGTCCTCGCCTCCCAGGCGGGCATCGCGATCGGCAACGCCCGGCTCTACGAGAGCGCCCGCCAGCGCGAGCGCTGGATCGAGGGGGCGGCGGCCGTCACCACGGCCCTGCTGACCGGGACGGACGCGGCCGACGCCCTGATGACCGTGGCCGAGAGCGCCCGGGTGCTCGCCGGGGCCTCGGCCGGGGTGATCCTCCAGCCGACGGAGGCGGGCGGGATGGAGATCGTGACGGCCTCCACGCTCGACGACCCGGCGGGCATCGTCGGTACGACGATCGCCCCCGGCTCCCCCGTCCTGGTCCAGCTCCTGGGCGGCGAACCGGTCTTCATCGACGACTCCGCCACCGATCCCCGGATGACCACCGACGTACGGTCCCGGTTCGGGCCCAGCATGATGCTGCCGTTGCAGAGCGGCGGCCGGCTCATCGGCACCCTCGCCCTGCCCCGGCGGCGCGGCGCGCCCCCGTACACGGCGGTCGACCGGCTGCTGGCGACCCAGTTCGCCTCGCAGGCCGCCCTCGCGCTGGTGCTGGCGGACGCGCAGGCGGACCGGGAGCAGCTCGCGGTGTACGAGGACCGCGACCGGATCGCCCGTGACCTGCACGATCTGGTGGTGCAGCGGCTCTTCGCGACGGAGATGATGCTGGAGTCGACGCGCAGGCGGGCGGTGGGCGAGGACACGGGCGGCGCCTCGGGCGCGGGCGGGCGTACGGGCGGTCCCTCGGGCGCGGGCGGGCGTACGGGCGGTCCCTCGGCCGAGGACGGGCTCCGGGAGCGGCCGGGCCGGGAAGGGGCCGGTGAGCTGCTCGGGCGGGCCGTGGACGAGCTGGACTCCACCATCCAGGAGGTCCGCACCGCGATCTTCGCCCTCCAGCAGCCGCCCGCCGAGGCCCCGAGCACGTTCCGGGGCCGGGTGCTGAGGGAGACCGGGGGCGCGTCGGCGCTGCTGGGTTTTCCGCCGTCGGTGCACTTCACGGGGCCGGTGGACGCGCTGGTGGGCGACGAGGCGGGCCGGGAGCTGCTGGCCGCGCTGCGCGGGGCGCTGGCCGCCGCGCACCGCAGGCCGGGGGTGTCGGCCATCGATGTGGAGGTGGACGCGACGGGGCGGCTGCCGGACGGGCGGAGCGCGGTGCGTCTGGTGGTGGCGGACGACGGGCAGGGCGAGGAGGGCGGCCGGCCGACGACGGTGACCTGGCAGGCGCCGCTGTGA
- a CDS encoding AsnC family transcriptional regulator, which produces MDRLDREILGILQEDARISYRDLGVRVGLSANAAGDRVRRMRRDGVIRGFTVIVDPAADTRSGLVVFIDVTLRLDTTNEEFERSVLMLPGITEVVHVTGGHDYLIRATAADPVSLDTLLRRLKREAGVAHSNTRIALRAAPKH; this is translated from the coding sequence ATGGATCGGCTGGACAGGGAAATCCTCGGCATTCTCCAGGAGGACGCCCGGATCTCGTACCGGGATCTGGGCGTACGCGTGGGGCTCAGCGCCAACGCGGCGGGCGACCGGGTCCGCCGCATGCGCCGGGACGGGGTGATCCGCGGCTTCACGGTCATCGTCGACCCGGCCGCCGACACCCGTTCGGGCCTGGTCGTCTTCATCGATGTGACGCTGCGGCTCGACACGACGAACGAGGAGTTCGAGCGCTCGGTGCTGATGCTGCCCGGGATCACGGAGGTGGTGCACGTGACGGGCGGCCACGACTACCTGATCCGCGCCACGGCGGCCGACCCGGTCTCGCTGGACACGCTGCTGCGGCGGCTCAAGCGCGAGGCGGGCGTGGCCCACTCCAACACCCGGATCGCGCTGCGGGCGGCTCCGAAGCACTGA
- a CDS encoding MFS transporter: MDTAVKQSPEPPDTPAPAGAAPSPAAYRNLVMATIGFALTFWAWNLIAPMSGDYKDRLGLSSFQQSFLVAVPVLVGSLGRIPVGALTDKYGAKLMFPLVSALTIVPVLLLIPAKNSYGAMIAVGFLLGLGGTTFAIGVPLVNSWFPPAKRGFALGVFGMGMGGVALSGYFTPRIAGHGDNLPFLVVAGALLVYALLAAVLVSDRPDRKIPTDTLVHRLGEAGKLRVTWELSALYAIGFGGIVAFGVYLPTYLKTWYEMSPTEAGTKAAGFALVTVVFRPIGGWLSDRVHPALVTAGALLAAALMAVVQAFEPPLNPIGTIALLAMAAGLGTASGSVFALVSQVTPQPKVGSVTGIVGAMGGLGGFVPPLVMGAIYSAKDSYAIGFMLLSDLALAGCVYAYGRMRTLQRDG; this comes from the coding sequence GTGGATACCGCCGTCAAGCAGTCCCCCGAGCCCCCGGACACCCCCGCCCCGGCGGGGGCCGCGCCCTCCCCCGCCGCGTACCGCAATCTCGTCATGGCCACGATCGGCTTCGCCCTCACCTTCTGGGCGTGGAACCTGATCGCGCCGATGTCCGGCGACTACAAGGACCGGCTCGGGCTCAGCTCGTTCCAGCAGTCGTTCCTGGTGGCCGTGCCGGTGCTCGTCGGGTCGCTCGGCCGTATCCCGGTGGGCGCTCTGACGGACAAGTACGGCGCGAAGCTGATGTTCCCGCTGGTGTCGGCGCTGACCATCGTGCCGGTGCTGCTGCTGATCCCGGCGAAGAACTCGTACGGGGCGATGATCGCGGTCGGCTTCCTGCTGGGGCTCGGCGGGACGACGTTCGCGATCGGCGTCCCGCTGGTCAACTCGTGGTTCCCGCCCGCCAAGCGGGGGTTCGCGCTCGGCGTGTTCGGCATGGGCATGGGCGGGGTGGCGCTCTCCGGCTACTTCACCCCGCGCATCGCGGGCCACGGCGACAACCTCCCCTTCCTCGTGGTCGCCGGGGCCCTGCTGGTGTACGCGCTGCTCGCCGCCGTACTCGTCAGCGACCGGCCCGACCGGAAGATCCCCACGGACACGTTGGTGCACCGCCTCGGCGAGGCCGGGAAGCTGCGGGTGACCTGGGAGCTGTCGGCGCTGTACGCGATCGGGTTCGGCGGCATCGTGGCGTTCGGGGTCTATCTGCCGACGTACCTGAAGACCTGGTACGAGATGTCACCGACCGAGGCGGGCACCAAGGCGGCCGGGTTCGCGCTGGTCACGGTCGTCTTCCGGCCGATCGGCGGCTGGCTCTCGGACCGTGTCCACCCCGCGCTGGTGACGGCGGGCGCGCTGCTGGCGGCGGCTCTGATGGCGGTCGTCCAGGCTTTCGAGCCGCCGCTGAACCCGATCGGCACGATCGCGCTGCTGGCCATGGCGGCCGGGCTCGGTACGGCGAGCGGCAGCGTCTTCGCGCTGGTCTCGCAGGTGACCCCGCAGCCGAAGGTGGGCAGTGTGACGGGCATCGTCGGCGCGATGGGCGGGCTCGGCGGCTTCGTACCGCCGCTGGTGATGGGCGCGATCTACAGCGCCAAGGACTCGTACGCGATCGGCTTCATGCTCCTGTCCGATCTGGCGCTGGCGGGATGCGTGTACGCGTACGGGCGGATGCGGACCCTCCAGCGCGACGGCTGA